Proteins encoded in a region of the Zea mays cultivar B73 chromosome 2, Zm-B73-REFERENCE-NAM-5.0, whole genome shotgun sequence genome:
- the LOC103649140 gene encoding cytokinin hydroxylase: protein MRNLHCPAARRRRWTVSTPPKSSMAFVALMVMASPVLILLLRAAWITLSCYLLTPLRIRRIMARQGVHGPPPRPLIGNLRDVSALVAQATANDMPALSHDTVGRLMPHYVLWSRTYGKSFVYWYGSEPRLCLTDAAQIKEFLSSKYAASATGKSWLQRQGTRHFIGRGVLMANGAHWSHQRHAVAPAFMPDRLKGRVCHMVECTKQTIRELREAASVPSPGGGRRREVEIGGYMARLTGDIISHTEFDTSYDTGKLIFRLLEDLQRLTASSSRHLWIPGSQYIPSKYRSEIRRLNGELEAVLTESIGRSREIADEGRTTSAYGRGLLAMLLAEMEEKKAEQFSYDLQLVVDECKTFFFAGHDTSALLLTWALMLLATHPEWQNRARAEVARVCGDDLPSYDDLSKLTVLQMIIHETLRLYPPATLLPRMVFEDIRLTGGLHLPRGLSVWIPVLAIHHDESIWGPDANEFRPERFAAGRRPLFLPFASGPRNCVGQAYALVEAKVVLAMLLSHFRIAISDDYRHAPVNVLTLRPKHGVPVHLRPLRP from the exons ATGCGAAATCTGCATTGCCctgccgcccgccgccgccgctggaCGGTATCAACGCCCCCGAAATCTTCAATGGCGTTCGTGGCGCTCATGGTGATGGCGTCCCCTGTCCTGATATTGCTCCTGAGGGCGGCATGGATCACCCTGTCCTGCTACTTGCTCACGCCGCTGAGAATCCGCCGGATCATGGCGCGTCAGGGCGTCCACGGGCCCCCGCCGCGCCCGCTCATCGGCAACCTCCGCGACGTGTCGGCGCTCGTGGCGCAGGCCACCGCCAACGACATGCCGGCCCTGAGCCACGACACCGTCGGCCGCCTCATGCCGCACTACGTGCTCTGGTCCAGGACATACG GGAAGTCGTTCGTGTACTGGTACGGGAGCGAGCCGCGCCTGTGCCTGACGGACGCAGCGCAGATCAAAGAGTTCCTGTCGTCCAAGTACGCGGCGAGCGCCACGGGCAAGTCGTGGCTGCAGCGCCAGGGGACCAGGCACTTCATCGGCCGAGGAGTTCTCATGGCCAACGGCGCGCACTGGTCGCACCAGCGCCACGCCGTCGCCCCGGCGTTCATGCCCGACAGGCTCAAG GGGCGCGTGTGTCACATGGTGGAGTGCACGAAGCAGACGATCCGGGAGCTCCGGGAGGCGGCGTCGGTGCCGTCACCCGGCGGCGGGCGGCGTCGCGAGGTGGAGATCGGCGGGTACATGGCTCGACTCACCGGCGACATCATCTCGCACACCGAGTTCGACACGAGCTATGATACGGGAAAGCTCATCTTCCGTCTCCTCGAGGACCTGCAGCGCCTCACCGCGAGCTCCAGTCGCCACCTGTGGATCCCCGGCAGCCA GTACATCCCGAGCAAGTACAGGAGTGAGATCAGGCGGCTGAACGGCGAGCTGGAGGCCGTGCTAACGGAGTCCATCGGGCGGAGCAGGGAGATCGCCGACGAGGGCCGCACGACGTCGGCCTACGGCCGGGGGCTGCTGGCCATGCTACTGGCCgagatggaggagaagaaggcgGAGCAGTTCAGCTACGACCTGCAGCTGGTGGTCGACGAGTGCAAGACGTTCTTCTTCGCGGGGCACGACACGTCGGCGCTGCTGCTCACCTGGGCGCTGATGCTGCTCGCCACGCACCCGGAGTGGCAGAACAGGGCCCGCGCCGAGGTCGCCCGAGTCTGCGGCGACGACCTACCGTCCTACGACGACCTCTCCAAGCTCACCGTG CTGCAGATGATCATCCACGAGACGCTGCGGCTGTACCCGCCGGCGACGCTGCTGCCTCGGATGGTGTTCGAGGACATCCGCCTCACCGGCGGCCTCCACCTGCCGCGTGGCCTGTCGGTGTGGATCCCGGTGCTGGCCATCCACCACGACGAGTCCATCTGGGGGCCCGACGCGAACGAGTTCAGGCCGGAGAGGTTCGCGGCGGGCCGGCGCCCGCTGTTCCTGCCGTTCGCGTCGGGCCCGCGCAACTGCGTCGGTCAGGCGTACGCGCTCGTGGAGGCCAAGGTCGTGCTCGCCATGCTGCTCTCCCACTTCCGCATCGCCATCTCCGATGACTACCGCCACGCGCCGGTGAATGTGCTCACTCTCCGCCCCAAGCACGGCGTGCCCGTCCACCTCCGGCCGCTGCGGCCGTGA